From a region of the Leptospira kmetyi serovar Malaysia str. Bejo-Iso9 genome:
- the uvrC gene encoding excinuclease ABC subunit UvrC: protein MPEILNHTLILEKIKNLGSAPGCYLWKSRKGEVLYVGKAKNLDKRVRNYLKENHPDVKTRALQREIFDLDWIATRTEKEALILEATLIKKHNPRFNVRLKDDKKYPYICVSLSEPFPMVYITRKLKDNGDRYFGPYSDVKSTRETLDIILRIFPIRKTRQVLPLPKPRRPCLNFDMGRCLGPCQGTIPVEDYRMIVDQVIQFLEGRKESLASDLTIKMSNASDRMDFEKAARYRDMLQRINNFREKQTVVSTEGGDEDVIGFARKQDEGQVILLEVRGGRLETKKSFPIQGVLDAEDSEILGAFFRDYYLNAALVPPSIFVPTDIQDEVSAVMDVLQEKTGFRPKLKSPRSGDKRSLLKIAEKNAELGLTERMLATHYKDQTASLKEIQEMFSLERPPHIIECYDISHFQGSQPVASGVMFVEGKPFKQGYRKYNMRGYDGINDPGMIHEVISRRLQRIINEEGVFPDLIVIDGGPTQLTKACEAAVEAGAEGIPMVGLAKKREEIYFPGDSEPFIFDMNSPGMKLLRHLRDEAHRFGVTHHRSRRNKETMRALIQDVPDIGFKRSKLLLQHFSGEKKIEEATKEELLAVPGIGENLAEKILGQLQKKE, encoded by the coding sequence GTTATCTTTGGAAATCCAGAAAAGGCGAGGTTTTATACGTAGGAAAGGCGAAGAATCTCGACAAACGGGTCCGCAATTATCTCAAAGAAAATCATCCCGACGTAAAAACCCGCGCGCTTCAGCGTGAAATTTTCGATCTCGATTGGATCGCCACGAGAACCGAAAAGGAAGCGTTGATCTTAGAAGCGACTCTGATCAAAAAACACAATCCGCGTTTTAACGTTCGTCTCAAGGACGATAAAAAATATCCGTATATCTGCGTTTCGCTTTCCGAACCGTTTCCTATGGTTTATATCACGAGAAAACTAAAGGACAACGGGGATCGTTACTTCGGTCCGTACTCGGACGTTAAATCCACAAGAGAAACGTTAGACATCATCTTAAGAATTTTTCCGATCCGCAAAACGAGACAGGTTCTTCCTTTGCCGAAACCCAGAAGACCTTGTTTGAATTTCGATATGGGTCGTTGTCTCGGTCCTTGCCAGGGAACGATTCCCGTGGAAGATTATAGAATGATCGTGGACCAAGTGATTCAGTTTTTGGAAGGAAGAAAAGAATCTCTTGCGAGCGACTTGACGATCAAAATGTCGAACGCATCCGATCGAATGGATTTCGAAAAGGCCGCTCGTTATCGGGACATGCTCCAACGAATCAACAACTTCCGAGAAAAACAAACGGTCGTCAGCACAGAAGGCGGAGACGAAGACGTCATTGGATTTGCGAGAAAACAAGACGAGGGGCAGGTGATTCTTTTGGAGGTTCGGGGCGGAAGACTCGAAACGAAAAAATCGTTCCCGATTCAGGGCGTTTTAGACGCGGAAGATTCCGAAATTCTCGGAGCATTCTTCCGTGATTATTATTTGAACGCGGCCCTGGTTCCTCCTTCGATTTTTGTTCCCACGGATATTCAAGACGAGGTTTCCGCCGTCATGGATGTTCTTCAGGAAAAAACGGGCTTTCGACCCAAACTCAAATCTCCTCGTTCGGGTGATAAACGTTCTCTTTTAAAGATCGCGGAAAAAAACGCGGAGCTCGGTCTTACGGAAAGAATGCTCGCGACTCATTACAAGGATCAAACCGCTTCCTTAAAAGAAATCCAAGAGATGTTCTCCTTGGAACGACCTCCTCATATCATAGAATGTTACGATATCAGTCACTTTCAAGGTTCTCAACCGGTTGCAAGCGGCGTTATGTTCGTCGAAGGAAAACCTTTCAAACAAGGTTATAGAAAATACAATATGCGCGGGTACGATGGGATCAACGATCCCGGAATGATCCACGAAGTGATTTCAAGACGTCTGCAAAGAATCATCAACGAAGAAGGTGTGTTCCCCGATCTCATCGTGATCGACGGAGGACCGACCCAGTTGACCAAGGCCTGCGAGGCGGCGGTGGAAGCCGGCGCGGAAGGAATTCCAATGGTGGGTCTCGCCAAAAAACGAGAGGAAATTTATTTCCCAGGAGACAGCGAACCGTTTATTTTCGATATGAATTCTCCGGGAATGAAACTTCTGCGTCATCTGAGAGACGAGGCGCATAGATTCGGAGTCACACATCACAGGTCCCGCAGAAATAAGGAAACGATGCGCGCGTTGATTCAGGACGTTCCCGATATCGGATTCAAACGGAGCAAGTTGTTGCTCCAACATTTCTCGGGTGAAAAGAAAATCGAAGAAGCAACCAAGGAAGAACTTCTGGCGGTTCCCGGAATCGGAGAGAATCTTGCGGAAAAAATTCTGGGACAACTGCAAAAAAAAGAATAA